A section of the Gloeobacter violaceus PCC 7421 genome encodes:
- a CDS encoding HEPN domain-containing protein encodes MTPEQQDLMDRAEQSLQAARILADEALFDVSVSRSYYAMFYCARASLLALNLSSKSHSGTISLFGQHLAAAGRLPIEIHRQLIDAERLRILGDYGGANSHCSQQDAQVLIAQSARFMQIAMEFLAQ; translated from the coding sequence TTGACGCCAGAGCAACAAGATTTAATGGATCGTGCCGAACAGAGCCTGCAAGCTGCCCGAATATTGGCAGACGAAGCTCTCTTCGATGTATCTGTGTCTCGTTCTTACTACGCTATGTTCTACTGTGCCCGAGCCAGCCTCCTCGCATTAAATTTGTCCAGCAAGAGTCATAGCGGCACGATTTCATTGTTTGGTCAGCACCTCGCTGCTGCGGGACGGTTACCCATTGAGATTCACCGTCAGCTAATAGACGCTGAGCGGTTGCGCATTCTTGGTGACTATGGAGGTGCCAACAGCCACTGCTCGCAACAGGATGCTCAGGTACTCATCGCACAGTCAGCACGATTCATGCAGATTGCGATGGAATTCCTTGCACAGTAA
- a CDS encoding transglutaminase domain-containing protein: MPVKAEVTAAGSGGAAVLWPLPAAMHPAVEQMPAEHESSITAVARHLAERESDPFQRIKALHDYVIRRMRYDEEALALGRWPAQDAQAVFASLRALCTGYAQLLTALGRSVGEEIVTLTGQVRTLSTFPGTALHAWNAARIQGRWYLIDAAWNGGSRRDGRFVGGYGTDYLFTPAPVFAFEHLPADPAWHLLGEPLSERDFVEQPLLPARFAGEGLKLEAVRHTSIGVQLQLANPQDRFVLARPVAPTVGGCTSPTGTVLEIRCDLSSPGRHRLQLFSSDRREGTYLWVGQIDIALPHQKSEGARNAPDTQVGEIE; the protein is encoded by the coding sequence TTGCCTGTAAAAGCGGAGGTGACGGCCGCCGGTTCCGGTGGAGCGGCTGTGCTCTGGCCGCTGCCCGCCGCGATGCACCCGGCGGTCGAGCAAATGCCTGCCGAACACGAAAGCAGCATCACGGCGGTGGCCCGCCACCTGGCTGAGCGCGAGAGCGATCCATTCCAGCGCATCAAGGCGCTGCACGATTACGTGATCCGCCGGATGCGCTACGACGAGGAGGCGCTTGCACTGGGCCGCTGGCCCGCCCAGGATGCCCAGGCGGTCTTCGCGTCGCTCCGGGCGCTTTGCACCGGCTACGCCCAACTGCTCACCGCCCTTGGCCGGTCCGTCGGCGAAGAGATTGTGACCCTTACCGGTCAAGTGCGCACTTTGAGCACCTTTCCCGGCACGGCCCTCCATGCCTGGAATGCAGCCCGCATCCAGGGACGGTGGTATCTCATCGACGCCGCCTGGAATGGCGGCAGCCGCCGGGACGGACGCTTTGTGGGCGGGTACGGCACCGATTATCTGTTTACCCCGGCGCCGGTTTTCGCCTTTGAGCACCTGCCGGCCGACCCCGCCTGGCACCTGCTGGGTGAGCCCCTGAGCGAGCGCGACTTCGTCGAGCAACCGCTGCTTCCCGCCCGCTTCGCAGGCGAAGGTCTGAAGCTGGAGGCGGTTCGCCACACAAGTATCGGTGTGCAGCTGCAACTGGCCAATCCCCAAGACCGCTTTGTGCTTGCCCGTCCTGTCGCTCCGACAGTCGGGGGGTGCACCAGCCCCACCGGCACAGTGCTTGAGATCCGTTGCGATCTGAGTAGCCCCGGTCGGCACAGGCTGCAGCTGTTTTCAAGCGACCGCCGAGAGGGTACCTATCTGTGGGTAGGTCAGATCGACATCGCTCTGCCCCACCAAAAAAGCGAGGGTGCCAGGAATGCACCTGACACCCAAGTTGGTGAAATTGAATGA
- a CDS encoding HEAT repeat domain-containing protein: protein MTSSLEEVKAQMASADPGKRMAALVALRFFSDEEAVPLLFQAALDPIPLVRVYAAIGLGKKKGEGNFDLLIDLLNNDKDASVRAEAAGSLGSLGDIRAVEYLLRAYYEDIDWIVRYSAVVSLGQLRDERGYPVLRDAIASDTDMIRDAAISALGELGNARALDVLLPLVPNPDPEVRRRIAQALGLIALQARETNIQEPSRAPLAYLAKDDDEKVAEFARYYLEQLDGNTPHE, encoded by the coding sequence ATGACATCCTCTCTAGAAGAAGTAAAAGCCCAAATGGCCAGTGCCGACCCCGGCAAGCGCATGGCCGCCCTGGTTGCCCTGCGTTTTTTCTCGGACGAAGAAGCGGTGCCGCTGCTGTTCCAGGCGGCTCTCGACCCGATTCCGCTGGTGCGCGTCTACGCCGCCATCGGTTTGGGTAAGAAGAAGGGCGAAGGCAACTTCGACTTGCTCATCGACTTGCTCAACAACGACAAAGACGCCTCGGTACGGGCGGAGGCGGCGGGCTCCCTGGGCTCGCTCGGGGACATACGGGCGGTGGAATACCTGTTGCGGGCTTATTACGAAGACATCGACTGGATCGTCCGTTACAGCGCGGTGGTCTCGCTGGGGCAGTTGCGCGACGAGCGAGGCTACCCGGTACTGCGCGACGCGATCGCAAGCGACACCGACATGATCCGCGATGCCGCCATCAGTGCACTGGGCGAACTGGGCAACGCCCGCGCCCTCGACGTGCTGTTGCCATTGGTGCCCAATCCGGACCCCGAAGTGCGCCGCCGCATTGCTCAGGCGCTGGGTCTGATTGCCCTGCAGGCACGCGAGACCAATATCCAGGAGCCGAGCCGCGCACCTCTCGCCTATCTGGCCAAAGACGACGACGAGAAAGTCGCCGAGTTCGCCCGTTACTATCTTGAACAACTGGACGGTAATACCCCCCACGAGTAG
- a CDS encoding L,D-transpeptidase family protein: MSEVKQVFRWEPSTRWFAAAVAAGLGFFAWWQVIPLGVGMVPTDGATEVDPREPVVIETIGLGSRLSEVQVRDNLGRSAAGESDGRRLTLKPPLAFGTRYTITARVEREWTQQAVSEVMHFETVAIPRLSGSTERTFKPDRSVTLQFDRPVGELSVLGDLAVAVEPAADRRSFRLAASNPTQGKRYPVQLAWSTTTGVPLPPLKLDLVAPPPLTVKANARGLDNLGPALPLQFTFSEPLLEREQASSHIAVQTDKGEAIAGKWRWVGSRRLRFTPAGGWPSVSTIRVSVGADGLAAVGGGYLEKPFDFSFTTGTDRHIYIYLDTQKVAAVENGRVVRTFRVSTGKAGTPTVTGNFYIYDRYAIKTMRSRADPGEPGHYVVENVPYAQFFHEGYAFHGAWWHNAFGTRVSHGCVNMATRRFNKRSGVSEDAGWLWKWAAMGVPVTVLAKTPARAAS, translated from the coding sequence TTGAGCGAGGTTAAACAAGTTTTCCGCTGGGAACCGTCCACCCGCTGGTTCGCCGCCGCTGTGGCGGCGGGTCTCGGATTTTTTGCCTGGTGGCAGGTGATTCCGTTGGGGGTGGGTATGGTTCCCACCGACGGTGCCACCGAGGTCGATCCGCGCGAGCCGGTCGTCATCGAGACTATCGGCCTCGGCAGCCGCCTGAGCGAGGTGCAGGTGCGGGACAATCTCGGCCGCTCGGCGGCGGGCGAAAGCGACGGGCGGCGTCTTACCCTCAAGCCGCCCCTGGCCTTTGGGACCCGCTACACGATCACTGCGCGCGTCGAGCGCGAGTGGACGCAGCAGGCGGTCAGCGAAGTGATGCACTTCGAGACCGTCGCCATCCCCAGACTGTCCGGTTCCACCGAGCGGACGTTTAAGCCCGATCGCTCGGTGACGCTCCAGTTCGACCGACCGGTGGGCGAATTGAGCGTGCTTGGCGATCTGGCCGTTGCTGTCGAGCCCGCCGCCGACCGCCGCTCCTTTCGCCTCGCGGCGAGCAACCCCACCCAGGGCAAGCGCTACCCGGTGCAGCTCGCCTGGTCCACGACCACCGGTGTGCCTTTGCCGCCCCTGAAACTCGACCTGGTGGCGCCGCCGCCGTTGACGGTCAAGGCCAACGCCCGCGGCCTCGACAACCTCGGGCCGGCGTTGCCGCTGCAGTTTACCTTCAGCGAGCCTCTGCTGGAGCGCGAGCAAGCGAGCAGCCACATCGCCGTGCAAACCGACAAAGGCGAGGCGATCGCAGGCAAGTGGCGCTGGGTGGGCAGTCGGCGGCTGCGCTTCACGCCCGCGGGCGGCTGGCCGTCTGTGAGCACCATTCGGGTGAGCGTCGGTGCGGACGGTCTTGCGGCCGTGGGCGGCGGTTATCTGGAGAAGCCGTTTGACTTCAGCTTCACCACCGGCACCGACCGGCACATCTACATCTACCTCGACACCCAGAAAGTGGCGGCGGTCGAAAATGGCCGGGTGGTGCGCACTTTCCGGGTGAGCACCGGCAAAGCGGGCACCCCGACGGTCACCGGCAATTTCTACATCTACGACCGCTACGCCATCAAGACGATGCGCAGCCGCGCCGACCCGGGCGAGCCCGGCCACTACGTGGTCGAGAATGTCCCTTATGCCCAGTTTTTTCACGAGGGTTACGCCTTTCACGGTGCCTGGTGGCACAACGCCTTCGGCACCCGCGTCAGCCACGGCTGCGTGAATATGGCCACCCGCCGCTTCAACAAGCGCTCCGGCGTCTCCGAGGATGCCGGCTGGCTGTGGAAATGGGCCGCGATGGGCGTGCCGGTGACGGTGCTGGCGAAGACGCCTGCCCGGGCGGCCTCGTAA
- a CDS encoding glycosyltransferase: MSSSLFDVLTTGVIYFSSAFLLAALLTVYEKVFAAKGGLRGAVALALGNGPAALVAGYLSPHGWEVLVPLGVAATGQLLVHRWMTHFSASGRLLLVNNFLLALTVLAWGVNFIVNLEISLLTRMLMLAGYPLLVLMLPIGVIASLEQWEVLTRKRWLRPRTVKPIGEREHYPKVCLQVPCYAEPPEVVTATLDRLAALRYPNFEVMVIDNNTKDPNLWKPVEAYCEQLGERFRFFHVDPLAGAKAGALNWAMERVAGDVEIIGVIDADYHAEPDFLSSLLAHFDEPRMGFVQTPHDYRGWENSLYQRMCYWEYKTFFATTMPSLNEKDAGLTVGTMCLIRRRALDEAGGWSEWCQTEDSELAIRIHALGYTSVFVPQTFGRGLIPETFAGYKKQRFRWTFGPVQEFKQHLRLFLPKPWAAPSELRPIQKLHHMNHGLGPFTTGLSFLMMPVNLAVLVSMLVQGESVAAPRSLWIAAVCATVAGWLLTWLIHRVEMGCSLRDTIGAILAKQALYHTMITASVMGLFVGRIAWRRTDKFKSLPSGLVALASARTELLLGIVCLGLGLAICVAQPPSSLLLLLGIGLLFQSLNYLPAPLLALRAEYELQAAQSDKLPSPQAAIRKLPVPARQAAVGAALAGGVAVIAGAWLAQPQPGAPPVGAKSAAPAGRPMVVKTSPAKFDDERVPGKQPTVTTRQAYLEVSSGAVSAATVPSAAASESPANGRTDRRLSLPTSASRATAMVGNPPTPNEPTDLDFHYALAPSGTEAGIIEPTSIQLLAVSTPIIPDCYERESKKRDYRCRNRKN; encoded by the coding sequence ATGTCATCTAGCCTCTTCGATGTTCTTACTACTGGAGTGATCTACTTCTCGTCGGCCTTCCTCCTGGCCGCACTGCTGACGGTCTACGAGAAGGTATTTGCCGCCAAAGGCGGACTGAGAGGAGCGGTTGCTTTGGCCCTGGGCAACGGCCCAGCGGCGCTGGTGGCCGGGTATCTTTCTCCCCACGGTTGGGAAGTCCTGGTGCCGCTGGGGGTAGCCGCCACCGGCCAGCTTCTGGTTCACCGCTGGATGACCCACTTCAGCGCTTCCGGCCGTCTGTTGCTGGTTAACAATTTCTTGCTTGCCCTCACGGTTCTCGCGTGGGGTGTGAACTTCATTGTCAATCTCGAAATCAGCCTCCTCACCAGGATGCTGATGCTGGCGGGCTATCCGCTGCTTGTCTTGATGCTGCCCATCGGCGTCATCGCTTCGCTGGAGCAGTGGGAGGTACTGACCCGCAAGCGCTGGCTCAGGCCGCGCACCGTCAAGCCGATCGGCGAGCGGGAGCACTATCCGAAGGTGTGTCTCCAGGTGCCCTGCTACGCCGAACCGCCGGAGGTGGTGACGGCCACCCTCGACCGGCTCGCCGCCTTGCGCTACCCCAACTTCGAAGTGATGGTGATCGACAACAACACCAAAGATCCAAACCTCTGGAAGCCCGTGGAAGCTTACTGTGAGCAGCTTGGGGAGCGCTTTCGCTTCTTCCACGTCGATCCGCTTGCCGGGGCGAAGGCAGGGGCGCTCAACTGGGCCATGGAGCGGGTCGCAGGCGATGTCGAAATCATCGGCGTTATCGACGCCGACTACCACGCGGAGCCCGATTTTCTCAGTTCGCTGCTCGCTCACTTCGACGAGCCGCGCATGGGCTTTGTGCAGACGCCCCACGACTACCGCGGCTGGGAAAATAGCCTTTACCAGCGCATGTGCTATTGGGAGTACAAGACGTTTTTTGCAACGACGATGCCCAGCCTCAACGAAAAAGATGCCGGGCTCACCGTCGGGACGATGTGTCTGATTCGCCGCCGGGCGCTCGATGAGGCGGGCGGTTGGTCGGAATGGTGCCAGACCGAAGATTCGGAGCTGGCCATTCGCATCCATGCCTTGGGCTACACCTCGGTATTCGTACCCCAAACCTTTGGCCGCGGGCTGATTCCCGAGACGTTTGCCGGTTACAAGAAGCAGCGCTTCCGCTGGACCTTCGGGCCGGTGCAGGAGTTCAAGCAGCATCTGCGGCTCTTTTTGCCCAAGCCCTGGGCTGCGCCCTCCGAGTTGCGGCCTATCCAGAAGCTGCACCACATGAACCACGGCCTCGGTCCCTTCACCACCGGCCTGTCGTTTTTGATGATGCCCGTCAACCTGGCGGTGCTCGTCTCGATGCTGGTGCAAGGGGAGAGTGTCGCCGCACCCCGCAGCCTCTGGATTGCCGCCGTTTGCGCGACGGTCGCAGGCTGGCTGCTCACCTGGCTCATTCACCGCGTCGAGATGGGTTGTTCGCTGCGCGACACGATCGGCGCCATCCTCGCCAAGCAGGCGCTCTACCATACGATGATCACCGCAAGCGTCATGGGGCTGTTCGTGGGCCGCATTGCGTGGCGCCGCACCGACAAGTTCAAGTCGCTGCCCAGCGGCCTGGTCGCCCTCGCCTCCGCCCGCACCGAATTGCTCTTGGGGATTGTCTGTCTGGGCCTGGGGCTCGCCATCTGCGTGGCCCAGCCGCCCTCGAGCCTGCTGCTGCTTCTGGGAATCGGGCTGTTGTTCCAGAGCCTGAACTATCTGCCCGCGCCGCTGCTGGCGTTGCGCGCCGAGTACGAATTGCAGGCGGCCCAAAGCGATAAGCTGCCCTCCCCCCAGGCTGCCATCCGCAAGCTGCCTGTTCCGGCCCGCCAGGCGGCGGTCGGTGCCGCCCTCGCCGGTGGCGTCGCGGTGATCGCCGGCGCCTGGCTTGCGCAGCCGCAACCCGGTGCTCCGCCGGTCGGGGCCAAGTCTGCCGCCCCCGCCGGTCGCCCCATGGTGGTCAAAACCTCGCCCGCGAAATTCGACGACGAGCGCGTTCCTGGCAAGCAGCCGACCGTGACCACCCGCCAGGCATACTTAGAGGTCTCCTCGGGTGCGGTGAGCGCCGCAACGGTGCCGAGCGCCGCGGCGAGCGAGTCGCCTGCGAACGGGCGAACCGATCGGCGCCTCTCCTTGCCCACTTCCGCCTCGCGCGCAACGGCCATGGTGGGCAATCCCCCCACCCCCAACGAGCCGACCGACCTCGATTTCCATTACGCTCTCGCCCCAAGCGGGACCGAAGCGGGCATTATAGAACCAACCTCGATCCAGTTGCTGGCCGTCAGCACTCCGATCATTCCCGACTGCTACGAACGGGAGTCCAAGAAGCGCGATTATCGCTGCCGCAATCGCAAAAACTAA
- a CDS encoding sensor histidine kinase: MQTTWTQRQLRKAVRRTAKLLRRQAPPRPLRAPPRPPRPPAPVAPRPQRDPQAFLRQVLLAVRGIGLGIFLSAAVLWILQLALPQGQYHARVQIPLARHWGLLEREVMGWSSYAEALVKAGKPDQARSAYGIAQGLLDTRAEPTPTSLELQRRLQEQTKALDPLRGKVDFPVMMRPGWGETLLQLARAPFAPDHWLDALVAYPLVQEPQIAALLVLSLWLALSFVHALQNQMAWTRILDQERPLSIGRVLPLVLGAALLALLLAALVTLSPSEPVIVAVVCGAAVPGLFVQILNRAYQLRARRALAAWESQHRAEFSSELHNTAQQSIMAAQGLLREIIHDLEASDDPEAGHYAWRLAEAMERCQEVENELRVLRNGTEDKFARGQAFADAIEPICDRLIRRGVDSHFHWLWEGQPVDAATWGNWALNLAESARDRRIAATFYQVLSELTWNVIKYACLDSTPVHVDVVFNCTRQKHLVRYTLEVSDNGPGFDVQSAQDRRPHSGIFSLERYLRRVEIVGAQAHSTLHTAPGQGTRVITEIVATAQRA, translated from the coding sequence ATGCAGACCACCTGGACCCAGCGGCAACTGCGCAAAGCCGTGCGGCGCACAGCCAAACTTTTGCGGCGGCAGGCGCCCCCGCGGCCCTTGCGTGCGCCGCCCCGGCCGCCCCGGCCGCCGGCCCCGGTCGCCCCACGCCCACAGCGCGATCCCCAGGCTTTTTTGCGTCAGGTCCTCCTGGCCGTCAGGGGAATCGGTCTGGGCATTTTTCTGAGCGCCGCCGTTTTGTGGATCTTGCAGTTGGCCCTTCCCCAGGGACAGTACCACGCGCGGGTGCAAATTCCCCTCGCCCGGCACTGGGGACTGCTCGAGCGCGAGGTGATGGGCTGGTCGAGTTACGCCGAAGCGCTCGTCAAGGCCGGCAAACCGGACCAGGCCCGCTCGGCCTACGGCATCGCCCAGGGTCTGCTCGACACCCGGGCCGAACCCACCCCGACCAGTCTCGAACTGCAGCGCCGGCTGCAGGAGCAGACGAAGGCCCTCGACCCTCTGCGCGGCAAAGTCGACTTTCCGGTGATGATGCGCCCCGGTTGGGGGGAGACGCTGCTGCAGCTGGCGCGCGCCCCTTTTGCTCCGGATCACTGGCTGGATGCGCTGGTGGCCTATCCGCTGGTTCAGGAGCCGCAGATAGCGGCGCTGTTGGTGTTGAGTTTGTGGCTTGCCCTCAGTTTCGTGCACGCGCTTCAAAACCAGATGGCCTGGACGCGCATTCTCGATCAGGAACGGCCCCTGTCGATTGGCCGGGTGCTGCCGCTGGTTTTGGGAGCGGCACTGTTGGCGCTGCTGCTCGCGGCCCTGGTGACGCTCTCGCCTTCTGAGCCGGTGATTGTGGCGGTGGTTTGCGGTGCGGCGGTGCCGGGGTTGTTTGTCCAGATTCTCAATCGCGCCTACCAGTTGCGCGCCCGGCGGGCGCTCGCCGCCTGGGAGTCGCAGCACCGGGCCGAATTTAGCAGCGAACTGCACAATACCGCCCAGCAAAGCATCATGGCGGCCCAGGGTCTCCTGCGCGAAATCATCCACGATCTTGAAGCTTCCGACGATCCGGAGGCGGGGCATTACGCCTGGCGGTTGGCGGAGGCGATGGAGCGCTGCCAGGAGGTCGAAAACGAACTGCGGGTCTTGCGCAACGGCACCGAGGACAAATTTGCCCGGGGCCAGGCCTTTGCCGACGCCATCGAGCCCATCTGCGACCGCCTCATCCGCCGAGGGGTGGACAGCCACTTCCACTGGCTGTGGGAGGGCCAGCCCGTGGACGCCGCCACCTGGGGCAACTGGGCTTTGAACCTGGCCGAGAGCGCCCGCGACCGGCGCATCGCCGCCACGTTCTATCAGGTGCTCTCGGAACTGACCTGGAACGTCATCAAGTACGCCTGCCTAGACAGCACCCCGGTGCACGTCGATGTCGTCTTCAACTGCACCCGCCAGAAGCATCTGGTGCGCTACACCCTCGAAGTGAGCGACAACGGTCCCGGCTTCGACGTCCAATCGGCACAAGATCGCCGCCCCCACTCGGGCATCTTCTCCCTGGAGCGCTATTTGCGCCGCGTCGAGATCGTTGGTGCCCAGGCCCACAGCACCCTGCACACCGCCCCCGGCCAGGGCACCCGCGTGATTACCGAAATCGTAGCGACCGCTCAGCGCGCTTAG
- a CDS encoding nucleotidyltransferase family protein produces the protein MRDVVLKPLSQATLQNLLRHLRTELEVLYGSRLKQLILFGSYARSEAHAESDIDILAVLTGDVNPVEEIWRTSELVGRLSLQYGHVIGLLSASESDYQKGEWSFLSSVRREGIPI, from the coding sequence ATGAGAGATGTTGTATTGAAGCCACTTTCACAAGCGACTTTGCAGAACCTATTAAGACATTTGCGCACTGAACTAGAAGTTTTGTATGGTTCTAGACTTAAGCAATTAATTTTGTTCGGTTCTTACGCGCGTAGTGAAGCCCATGCAGAGTCAGACATCGATATTCTAGCTGTACTAACTGGTGATGTGAATCCCGTTGAGGAAATATGGCGCACCAGCGAACTTGTTGGGCGTTTATCGTTACAATATGGACATGTGATTGGCTTGTTGAGTGCAAGCGAGTCAGACTACCAAAAAGGAGAATGGAGCTTCTTAAGTAGTGTTCGGCGCGAAGGTATACCCATTTGA
- a CDS encoding peptidylprolyl isomerase, giving the protein MQRIRRLAGVLAGVAFVLATTACTQAGAPPAAPQENPTVNNPSGARADLPSLAGKATVDLNTSKGRILLEVDGDNAPLSAGNFVDLVKRGFYNNLAFHRVVSGFVIQGGDPLGNGTGGFIDPATRQPRSLPLEIRATTGDGRPGEILYGQTFSLSGRNPRTQPPVLVHSRGALAMARSQNPNSASSQFYITLAETRQLDGEYAVFGKVLEGQDVVDKIQVGDKILSATVVSGGGDPVGGSAPG; this is encoded by the coding sequence ATGCAACGGATACGACGGTTGGCCGGCGTGCTTGCGGGCGTCGCCTTCGTCCTGGCTACGACCGCCTGCACCCAGGCCGGAGCACCACCGGCCGCCCCACAGGAGAATCCCACGGTGAACAATCCCAGCGGCGCCCGGGCCGATTTGCCCTCCCTCGCGGGCAAGGCCACCGTCGATCTGAACACCTCCAAAGGCCGCATCCTCCTCGAGGTCGACGGCGATAACGCTCCGCTCTCCGCCGGCAACTTCGTCGACCTAGTCAAGCGCGGGTTCTACAACAACCTTGCGTTTCACCGGGTGGTGTCGGGGTTTGTCATCCAGGGCGGCGATCCGCTCGGCAATGGTACCGGCGGCTTTATCGACCCGGCCACGCGCCAGCCGCGTTCGCTGCCTTTGGAGATTCGCGCCACTACTGGCGACGGCCGGCCGGGCGAGATTCTTTATGGCCAGACATTTAGCCTCAGCGGGCGCAACCCCCGCACCCAGCCGCCGGTACTCGTCCATAGCCGGGGGGCTCTGGCCATGGCCCGGTCGCAAAATCCCAACTCGGCCTCGTCGCAGTTTTATATCACCCTAGCGGAAACCCGGCAGCTCGACGGCGAATACGCCGTCTTCGGCAAGGTGCTCGAAGGCCAGGATGTGGTCGATAAAATTCAGGTGGGCGACAAGATTCTCTCGGCCACCGTCGTCTCCGGGGGCGGCGACCCGGTCGGCGGCTCGGCCCCCGGTTAG
- a CDS encoding YkgJ family cysteine cluster protein, whose protein sequence is MQGWHCVQNCGACCYLAPEERPFLAEYLSPGLLRLYHSLVGDDGWCVHFDKSRRTCGIYQTRPAFCRVTPEVLRDLYGEDPADLSAWAVHCCREHIDSVWGAQSPERRRFEQEVGGAVPGA, encoded by the coding sequence ATGCAAGGCTGGCATTGTGTGCAAAATTGCGGCGCCTGCTGCTACTTGGCTCCCGAGGAGCGGCCGTTTCTGGCGGAGTACCTCAGTCCTGGGTTGCTGCGGCTCTATCACTCGCTGGTGGGCGACGACGGCTGGTGCGTTCACTTCGACAAATCCAGACGCACCTGCGGCATCTACCAGACGCGCCCGGCATTTTGCCGGGTGACCCCGGAAGTATTGCGCGATCTTTATGGCGAAGATCCGGCGGATCTTTCCGCCTGGGCCGTCCACTGCTGCCGCGAGCACATCGATTCGGTCTGGGGAGCACAGAGCCCCGAGCGCCGACGCTTCGAGCAAGAAGTAGGCGGAGCGGTCCCCGGCGCCTGA